From one Heterodontus francisci isolate sHetFra1 chromosome 17, sHetFra1.hap1, whole genome shotgun sequence genomic stretch:
- the LOC137379291 gene encoding C-C motif chemokine 13-like, translated as MKTALCVAAVLGTLVICSIQDAAAAPAGAVTIECCEKFKTTRIPHKRLASYKITIGCSTPTVIFTNKQNLTICTKATEEWVKIAVAFLEKGLKN; from the exons ATGAAGACAGCTCTCTGTGTGGCTGCTGTTTTAGGAACACTGGTTATCTGCTCTATCCAGGATGCTGCTGCTGCACCAG CTGGTGCTGTAACAATCGAATGCTGTGAGAAATTTAAGACCACTCGTATTCCTCACAAAAGGCTTGCAAGCTACAAGATAACAAttggctgctccactcccaccgttAT TTTTACAAACAAACAGAATCTGACAATTTGCACGAAAGCGACAGAGGAATGGGTTAAAATCGCAGTGGCATTTCTGGAAAAGGGCCTGAAGAATTGA